ttgagtataattttaGTTACTCTGCCACCTCTGATAACAATAGTAATAAAACCCAGTTTTAACGTTGCAGGTTTGGGGGGATGAACAGTCCAAAATGGTTTGCAACACCAAGCAACCCGGTTGTAAGAACGTCTGCTATGACCACGCCTTCCCCATCTCGCACATTCGGTTCTGGGTTCTCCAGATCATCTTCGTCTCCACGCCAACCCTGGTCTACCTCGGCCACGTCATCCATATCAAccacaaagagaaaaagctgAGAGAATACATGGAAGCCCACCCCAGCCGGGGGATTGTGAAGGGACCAAAGTACTCTGACGAAAAGGGGAAAGTCCAGCTGAAGGGCAACCTGCTGGGAAACTACATGACCTCCATCTTCTTCAGAATCCTGCTGGAGATAGGCTTCATAGTGGGGCAGTACTACCTGTACGGGTTCGTCATGGAGCCGCAGATCGTCTGCTCCCGGGCGCCGTGTCCCTTCACCGTTGAGTGCTTCATGTCCAGGCCCACGGAGAAaaccatcttcatcatcttcatgcTGGTCATGTCCTGCGTGTCGGTGGTGCTCAACGTGGTGGAGATCTTCTACCTGGCGTGCAGCAGGTCATCCAGGCGGAAGTCCAAATCGGTGCCGACAACAGCCATCGCCATCCACCCGCGTTTCACCACCGACAGCATGATGAAGAACGAGAAGCACGGCCTCCATGACTCCAGCACGGCTTGAGGGACGACGTTCGGTAGATCCACCGAGTCTGTTGGCAGCAAGGCGGGAGAAACGGTGACtgcgctgcaaaaacacaaagtattacccagcgtttttggtttgttttttagtgcaaatatcttagagcacttgaaataagaaaaactaacaagtaggttttcagcaagatataagagcttgttttatgttgctgtatgacttttgatttttgtgtttttataatgtaaagcactttgaaatgctttgttgcagaaatgtgcaatagaaataaactttattaattgattattttaagtaaattattcgttaaagctgcagtgtgtaacctttataaaaaatattacttttacttatttgttgaaactgtcaaaTCAAGCTCGTTGGCCTTCTCCCAGTTCTAACtaggaacaaccaatcagagccaggaggcgggttttagcgctgtcaatcaccttcCTTGCTCTGTGCTTGTGCTGCAGCTAGCAGAgcttgttgtgaatgctaaggctagttagcaggGCTACCAATGATGGCGgacaaacagttttttcattaacag
The Gambusia affinis linkage group LG22, SWU_Gaff_1.0, whole genome shotgun sequence DNA segment above includes these coding regions:
- the LOC122825082 gene encoding gap junction Cx32.2 protein-like, with product MGEWGFLSNLLHKVQSHSTVVGKVWLSVLFIFRIMVLGAGAEKVWGDEQSKMVCNTKQPGCKNVCYDHAFPISHIRFWVLQIIFVSTPTLVYLGHVIHINHKEKKLREYMEAHPSRGIVKGPKYSDEKGKVQLKGNLLGNYMTSIFFRILLEIGFIVGQYYLYGFVMEPQIVCSRAPCPFTVECFMSRPTEKTIFIIFMLVMSCVSVVLNVVEIFYLACSRSSRRKSKSVPTTAIAIHPRFTTDSMMKNEKHGLHDSSTA